AAAGCGATTTTGAATAGCTGCCCATGGCTACCACAACTTTGTCTGCGGCAATTTCCCCTTGCGATGTGTTGACTGAGAGTACCTGATTACCTTGTGTGTTGAGGCTATGTATCTCGGTGTTGAAGATGAACTCAACCCCCGCTTGTTCTGCCATTGCTTGCAGTTGTTGGCAGAACAAATAGCAGTCTCCAGTCTCATCATCTGGCAAATAGAGACCTCCGGTAAGTGTTCCTTGAATGTGGGCGAGCCCAGGCTCTTGCACTAAACACTCTTGAGCATTCAGCAACTGGTATCGAGTGCCACTTTCTTCTAGCAGTGCAATATCTTTTTCTACTGCAAGTAATTGCTTGCGGTTACGGAAAATTTGTAACGTCCCTCGAGTACGCCCTTGGTAGTTGAGGTCGTATTGCTGGTTTAACTGCGCTAAACACTCTCGGCTACGATTGGCAATCGCCAACATACGGGCTTTGTTAATCCGATACCTGTCCAGCTGGCAATTTTTTAACATTTGGCTAGCCCAACGGAGGAGTTCTGGGCTAAGGCTAGGCTTAATCTTTAGCGGTGCATGCTCTTCTAATAACCATTTTATGGCTTTCATGGGCACGCCAGGAGCCGCCCATGGTGAAGAGTAGCCATAAGAGATCTGGCCCGCATTGGCAAAACTGGTTTCTTCTGCGGAGCGTGGTTGGCGATCAATCACCGTAACTTGACACCCCGCTTGCTGTAAATACCAAGCGCTGGTTAATCCGACCACTCCGCTGCCTAAAATGACGACTTTCACACTCCAACTCCATAAACGGGGAATTTTTTCAAGAATGTTGGATTTACATCTGGTTAACAATCTATAAGAATTAATATCACTGTTTAGAAAAACTAAAAGCTTTATGAAATCAGCTCTGCTTAATGGAATCAATCTAGTGTGCATTGTCGCCAGACACCACAGCCTGACCAGTGCGGCCAGTGAGCTTAACCTCACTACAGGTGCCGTCAGCCAACAGCTTCAGTCGGCGGAAGAACGTCTAGGTTTTGACGTGTTTGAGCGTCATGCGAGAGGTATTCGCTTGACAGATCAAGGTCAAAAATTAGTTGAGTCAGTTTCACCGCATTTAGCGGCTATTGAAGATACTATCTACCAACTTACGCATGTGATGGATAGTAAGCAGATCCGACTTAAGCTGACCCCTTCACTTGCTTTTAAGTGGTTGGTGCCTCGCTTAGAAGATTTCCAGAAACAACACCCTGAAATACAGATCCACACGTTTGCTGAGGGAGCCTTGGTTGATAGCGACAACCGAGATTACGATATCGCGATTGATTACGGGCCATTACCCTATAAGTTGCCTGACGCTGAGCTATTGATGGAGGAATCTTTGCTGCCAGTAATGAGCCCAGGGTATTTTCGTCACTTTGCTCATCTTAGTGTGTCAGGGAGTGCACAGAGCTGGCAACATGTGACCTTGCTCCATGATGCGATGCCATGGAAAGGATCGACCAAAGATCATGAATGGCAATTTTGGGCCCAAGAGCACTCGCTTGAGTTTGACACCCATCAGGGGCACTTCTTTAATCGTACCGACATGGCTATGTCTGCAGCTGAAGCCGGAGTCGGTGTGGCGTTGGCGCGCATGGCACTATTGGGGGATGAGTTAAAACATCACAGGTTAGTGGCGCCATTCCCAGCTATCCGTGCCAGAGCGGGGTATTTCATTATTACTCACGTCGACAACCCGCATACTCGGCTGTTTAAAAGTTGGCTGAAACAACAAAGTGTTATTAGTTAAATTGTAAATAGCGTTTGCGAGTGTATATGCACCCACTACACTTAATAATGCCAGCAAGTTTCCACTTGCTGGCGTGCTTACGGGGCAGCGCATATGAAATCGACACAAGGCCAATGCAGCTATCAAAATCCTGATGGCTGGTGCTGCGATCAACCGTGTGGTGAGTCAGGACTGTGTTACTGGCATGATCCCAAAGTCGATAAAAGCAAAGATGATATAAAAGACAAGGTTGAACAATGGGCCGCAGCGGGTAAACCTTTAGACGGATTTCAGTTGGCAAGAACAAACTTGGTAGACATCAATTTGGTTAACCGAGGGTGTAAAGAAGGCTATTCATGTCGTAATGTGGATTTTTACCGAGCGGATCTGACCGATGCGCACTTTTTCGGTCTTGATTTACGTGGTTCGTCGTTAATGAAATCAAAGATGTTAGGTGCGAATCTGCATTGTGCCAAGCTTGATGACTGCAATTTACTGGGAGCAGATCTTGGTCGAGCGAAGCTGGAAAATGTTGAGTGGGGAACCTACCTCAAGCAAGAACAACAAGCTAAGCAGGCACGCAAGAAGCGTCAGTACAAAGAAGTTGCATCCTTGTATCAGGAAGCCGAGGAAGTGTGTCGAAATATTCGCAAGCAATGTGAGAAGCAGGGGTTGTTCGAGATGGCGGGAGACTTCTTCAAACGCGAGATGCGTTTTCGTCGATATCAAATGCCAAAGTTGAGTGTCCGTAGAGTGGTGTCTAAAGTGGTCGATCTGTTCTGCGGTTATGGCGAAGATCCGATGCGGGTGGTCGGCTTTTCTATCTTTCTGATATTAGTCTGTGCCATGGCGTATTTCTTTTTGGATACTACGGGCGCACACCCGATATATGAAGATCTTAGTGGCTGGCAATTCTATCTATTTGAATTTCTTAACTCGCTTTACTTTAGCGTAGTGACCTTTACTACTCTCGGTTACGGGGATATTTCCCCAGTCGGAATCGCTAGGTTTATTGCTGCCTTCGAAGCTTTCCTCGGCAGCTTTACCATGGCGCTGTTTGTGGTGGTTTTCGTGAAGAAAATGACGCGTTAGAGGCTACGATAATGTTGTACTAACCAGTTTTCAGCATCGATCTCATCCGCTTTAAACTGGTTGGCGAAATGTTCGATCATTGCAGATAAGTACTCTCCGCTGTCACACATAGTGTCAAACAGTCTGTCTTCTGTTGCCGCTAATGAACCCGATTGTGGCTGTGCTTTTGCGGCCAATAATACAGGAATTATATACTTGTCTTTGTTGGCTTGGTTGAGGTCTTTAAGCTGGCGAGCAGCTAGATGAACCTGAGCGATAGAGCTTGGCTGGTAATTATCGCTTTCCATGTCTATCCGAATAACGAATATGATCCCACGATAGAGCACTATTGACTCTATATCTTCAAGGTTTGCTCCCATGGGCAGGCGTAGTAGCACTTGTCCAGCTAGGTGAGGCAAGGTTTTCAACTGGGTTTGCAGCAGTGAAATTTTCCTTAGCCATGTTTGCTTCGCATCGGCCTTTATTAGATCTAGGTCACTTAGGTTTGCACTATCAAGCTGGTGGCAGAAAGTGTAAAGAGGGGTATTGAGTAAGATTTTATCATTCATCGCTTTTAAGGGGGTAATATGATTGCATCTACATTCTGATGGTGTATCGAGTACAAAGTAGAGCGCTTGATAAAAGACTACTCCATATTGATTCACTAGCTCAAGGAAGGTATATGAAAGATGAAACCTAATCAATTGACTTTAGTTTTAAAACTGAGCAATCACTACATCTTGGACATTTCATATACCAGTAGAAGAATGTGTTCCCTTCGTGATATTTAATTCAACTCTGGCATTACATTGCCGCTATAGTGATGTAGACATTGAGTTTATCTGTCGATACAGAGGCTTATGAATATTTTGCCTGAGTAACTGTAGGCTTAGAAGAGCAATTCTTTCTAGTTTAAGGAAAGTTCACCACTCGGGGCTTATACTAGGATAGTAACCAATGCTTCATCATAGTGTGAGCCACACAAGAGCTTGCAATGAGATTGATGAATTCTTCTGGCATTTATATTGATAAATGAGATAGTTTTACTTTCGCCTCACGCGTTAACGAAAAATACAAATCCCGAGGCGGCAGATTAGGTAGTTACGTAGATGAGAAACACTCTACGTAAGTGTGAATGATACCGGGAATGAGTAAAATCAACTATGAGCGTTTCAAGCAGTACAATTCTTACAGAAAGTGGCACAAATGAACTTGAAATTATTGAATTTCACTTAGTTAAACAGATGCCCGATGGCTCTAAAAAAACCTGTTATTACGGCATCAACGTCGCCAAAGTACGTGAAGTCATTCAGGTACCGGAAACGACCGATTATCCCAATGCTCAGCCTCATATGGTTGGTGTATTCTCTTCCCGAGATATTCTTACTCCTCTGGTCGACCTTGCTGGCTGGTTAGGTGTTCCAACGAGCAAAGATTTAGATAAGAAGTTTGTCATTGTGACGGATTTCAACCGCATGACTAACGGCTTTCTGATTGATAGCATTAGCCGTATTCATCGTATTTCATGGAATGATGTCGAATCTCCAAGCCAATTTCTTGAAGCTGGCGAACAAGACTGTGTAGTGGCAGTCGTGCGCAAAGATGGCAATCTGATAATGATCCTTGATTTTGAGAAGATCATCGCTGACATCAACCCAGAACTGAGTATGGAAAAATACGATGTCAAAGTGGATAAAAGTGTCGATCTCAACCAGAAAATGGTTTCTAAGCGTAATTCGAAGACTGTCATGGTGGTGGATGATTCGGCCTTTATCCGCAGCTTGATCCAGGACACATTAAGCTCGGCGGGTTATAACATCATCGCATGTAAAGATGGTGGTGAGGCACATGAGAAGTTAATGGAAATTGCCGAAGTCGCGAAGAAGGAAAATTTACCTGTGACTGAACTGGTTGATGCGGTAGTGACGGATGTGGAGATGCCACGTATGGACGGTATGCACTTGGTGAAGCGTTTACGTGAATCCGATGCTTACAAAGAGTTACCGATAGTTATGTTCTCTTCTCTGATGAGTGATGATAACCGTGCCAAAGCTCTGGCTTTAGGTGCAAATGACACTATTACTAAGCCAGAGATTGGTCGTATGGTCGCAATGATGGACCAATACATTTTCTAATGACTATGCTGTTGTTCTGAAAGCGCTTTATTCTTTTGTATTTCAAGCTGGGCGACTTCGTTGTCCAGCTCTTTTATTTTTGCTGCCATTAATGTATGGCAATGCTCCGCCAGCTTTCGTGCATCTTCGATTTTATACCCAGAGACATCAATGGGCTCGAGCATTTCAGAAATCACCACACCATTGTTACGACGATTTAAGTCAATCTTGTTATGGGTAGTGCTGACACACATTGGCGTGATGGGGACTCCCGCTTCAATGGCCATACGGAATGCACCAGTTTTAAACGGTAGCAGCCCTCTTCCTTTGCTTCTTGTTCCCTCGGGGTAAACCCAAACAGACAGATCGCGTTGATGAATCGCTTCTGCGACTTGTTTGATCGTATCGCGTGCTTGAGATTTGTTCTCTCGGTTAATCAGTATGTTGCCAGTGATCCAGTAAAGTTGACCGAAGAAAGGGAGCCAGAGCAAGTCTCTTTTGCCAAGAGTGACGGTTCTTGGGCGAAGCATCCCCGGCGCTGTGACAAAGTCGTACACACTTTGATGATTAGAGATATAAACGCTATTGGCTGGTGTTGGAGCTCTATCTAAGCCACGTTGTATCAGTTTGAGGCCGACAAGTTTATGTAGCTGATTAAACCAGCGGCAGAAGAAATAAACATGCCTTGGGTTTCTTGGGCTGAATAAGCAATAGATCAAAGCAAATAGTGTGGTAAAGACAATAAAAATTGCAGCCAAGGTCAGACGAATAATACCAAGCAAAATACTTTCCTCTTTAAATGCACATGCGTTATCAAACCGATGTAAATCATTCAGTTTAATCTAGAGTCTTCATTCTATTTAACTCAATTGCAACAAAAAATACGTAAAAGCTTCTATCAAGTGTAAAAGTTACCTTCTCTGAAAGCTCAGTCCATTCCTGTGGACAACGGTTGCCAGATACCAATTTCCGAACTCCTTATAATGATTAAATTATCAAAATTAAAGTTGTCTGTTTTTCTGATGTTTTGTTTTTTAACAAATGTTAAAACTATCACTTCTGCTTGTTGGTAAATAATCAATCATTAAAACCAATTTTAAATGCACTTCTTGTTATTAACTAATTGCTTTTTAAGGTTTTTTATTAACCAAAGTATGTTTACTAATACTGTTGTTTAATTGATTTGTTGCCTGTTTATGAAGGTTTTGTTTTATAAAATGTTGGATGTTTTATAAGCGTGATTTATAGCTAGGGCTCTCTTGAGTAGTTATAAAAGATGACTGTTCATGGAGATAAAGTGAATAAAAATAGCTCAAAAAGGATCAGAGCAAATGCACAACATGATAAATAAAACCAAAGGAATATTCGTCCTATCGTCAATTACCGTGGCTATGGCTGGTGCTACGTCTGCGTTCGCAGCGTTGCCAACTGGCTTTAACGAGGCTGATTTGCCGACTAAATATATAGTCAAGTTTAAAGAAGAGTCACCTGCACCTTTCTCAATGGCGAGCTCAGCAGTGGCACCATCGAAAGCGCGTGAAGCGGTATTAGATGAAGTGAAAGCGCGCAAAGTTGAAAAATTGGGTAACCAAGCACTTTACAGTGTGGAAGTAGACGACAGTGAGTTGTCGGCACTACGTGAAAACAGCCAAGTTGAATATGTCGAGGTGGATCCTCCACGTTACTTATTAAGTGAAACTACCCCTTGGGGCTTCAATGCGGTGAATGCCCAATTATTAAGTGACTCCAATGCGGGCAACCGTACAGTGTGTATTATTGATTCAGGTTACGACATCAGTCATAACGACCTGAGCGGCAACCGTGTACAAGGTACTAACGACAGTGGTACGGGATCATGGAGTTCTCCGGGTAACAATAATGCTCACGGTACTCACGTTGCGGGTACTATTGCAGCGATTGCTAACAACGAAGGCGTCAAAGGCGTGATGCCAAACCAGAACGTGAATTTGCATATTGTTAAAGTGTTCAATGAATCAGGGTGGGGGTATTCATCGAGTTTAGTGAAGGCGATCCAGACCTGTGCGGATAACGGTGCAGATGTAGTCAATATGAGTCTCGGTGGTAGCCAAGCGAGCCGAACTGAGCAAAATGCCCTTCAGTCGATTTATGATGATGGTGTTCTACTTATTGCTGCGGCAGGTAACTCAGGCAATACTGCACACAGCTATCCTGCCTCTTATGACGCTGTGATGTCCGTTGCAGCAGTGGATAACAAAAATCATCATGCAGCTTTCTCTCAAGCAACAGATCAGGTAGATATTGCAGCACCAGGTGTGGCGGTACTGTCAACTGTGACCGTCGGTGAGGGTGTACTGTCCGATATTACGATTAACGGAGTGAGTAACTTCGATCGTGGTGTCGTTCCACACAATCGTAAAATTCTCCAGTCAGGCGACTACATCTCAGATCCGATTGCCGGTACGTTTACCGCCCCTCTTGCTGCTTGTGATATCTCGTCAGGCAGCTATAACTGTGGTGACATGTCGGACAAGATCTGTCTGACTGAGCGTATTGATAATCAGGCAACAGGCGTGCGCCCAGAAATCAACCCAGTTAAGGCATGTTACAACGCAGGTGCCAAAGCTGCGATTGTATACAGTAATCAGGAGCTGTCAGGCTTACAGAACCCATTCGTACTGGATGACAACAACGATTATCGTATGGTTTCCGTTACAGTTGACCGCGAGTTCGGCCTAGAACTGGCGAATCAGCTTGGTCAAACCGTCACAGTCAAAACCACCAAGGGTGAAGATTACGAGTACTATAATGGTACCTCCATGGCAACACCTCATGTCACTGGTGTTGCAGGCTTAGTATGGAGCTACCACCCAACGTGTACAGCGCAACAAGTACGTAAGGCACTGACCGCGACAGCAACTGACATCGACTCAGAAGGCCGTGATAACCGTACTGGCTATGGTCTAGTGAATGCGGATGCTGCGAAGGCATACTTGGATGTAGGCTGTAATGGCCCTGTTGACCTTAGTAAAGTTCTGGAGAATGGTGTCGCGAAAACGTCACTGTCTGGCGGAAGTAAATCAAGCACGGTTTACACTTTCGATGTTCCTGCCGATGCCAGCCAAGCGACGTTTACTCTAAGTGGTGGCACAGGCGATGCCGATATGTATGTTCGCTTCAATGGTACACCTAGCACCGGTGTTTACGATTGCCGTTCATGGGAGCAGGGTAACGGTGAGAGTTGTTCTCTCAATGTCACTTCTGCTGGTACTTATGAAGTTCTAGTTTATGGTTATTCCGCTTACTCAGGCGCTTCACTCGTTGCTTCTCATAATGGTAATGATTCTAGTAGCCAGGCACCATCTAGCTACACAAACTCTGATGCAGTCGCCATTCCAGATAACAGCAGTGCTGGTGTAACGAGCACACTCGACGTACTGCGTTCTGGTGATGCTGGTACCGTTTCTGTTGAACTTGACATCAGCCATACTTACATTGGTGATTTGCGTGTTACTTTGACATCTCCAACGGGCCATGAAGTGGTTTTGCATGACAATGCGGGTGGTTCAGCCAACAACATTGCCAACACTTATCAGGCTAACTTTAGTGGGTATGAGTCGAAAGGTACATGGAAGCTGAGTGCTGTAGACAATGCCAGTCAAGATACGGGCAGCATCAACAGCTGGACTCTATCTTTTCAATAAGGAATGAGTATGAAGAAGCAGAGATTAAAATCATTTTCCTATGTTGGCGCTCTCAGCCTACTGGTCGCGACTTTCTCCGCCAATGCAATGGCAGGAAATCCGGCGTTTCCCCCAGTGGAAAAGAGACCAGCACAGGCTGCTGAGCAACCAAGGTTCTTTGTGAAGTATCATGAAGGCAAAGAGCAGCAGGCCAGAGAGCTTCTTCGTTCTCATGATATTGAAGTGGTTGATGTTTTAGATAATCAGCAGGTGCTGGTGGTATCTGCGACTCAGGAACAAATCGATGAGCTAAACGATAATGAGCTGATTGATTATACAGAGCCAGAGCCTATCCGACGTCTTTACTCACAATAATCAATGCGCCCTAAGGGGCGCTTTTTTATGCTTTACTGGCGTTGTTTACACAATAAAGTGGTTACAATTGTGTAGCTGGCTTGGCATTCTTATGAAGCGTTTGTCAGTTCACCGTTTGGTGGCTGAGTTGCTGCTCTTCTTTCTCCATCGCATCCTATTATTCATCGAATTTTCATATCCTATGAGTGATAGTCAGTGACTCTGACTTGCTTTACTGTTTCAACTTCTGTCTTTTTTGTTTATAGCTCAAATTATAAATTCGGCTTTTATTACGTTGAAAATAGGCTTTTTTGTTAATTTGTGGTTTTTGGTTATAATAAATAATTAGACCTCTAAGTATTTTTGAGGTGTGGTTTAGATAAAGAGAGAAAACTATGTCCCACACGGTAGAGAAAGTGAGTGGTTCATCAATGTCTGCGTTTGATGCAGTTTTGGATAATATCATTCTGAAACCTGAGCCTAGAGCAAGATATAACCGTATTTTTGTTGTGCCTGCCTACCAAGGAATTACAGACGCCCTTCTAGAAAATCATCGTACGTTTGAGCCTGGGGTTTATCAGTATATTTTGTCTGGAGGGGAGGAATGGGAAAGTCAGTTAGACAGTGTTATTCAAAGGTTATTACTAGTGAATGAGAGTGTATTCGCTGATCCCATATTACGCAGAAAAGCGGATGAATTCATTTTGGAACGTGTATCTTGTACTCGTCAGTGGATCCGCCACTATTTATCTACTAGGAAGCCGATAGATGATGCATCTCATCAATACTATTGGCAGCCGGTTCGAGAGCGGCTGGCATCAATAGGTGAGGCTCATAGTGCTTACAATACTGCCTTGAAGGCAAAGCGCCATGGTGTGCAAACTCGGTTCATCGACTTAGCTGGCCCTCCTAATGAGCCGCGTGAATCTCTTGATAGCCAAGTTTGGAATCGTTTAGAGGGGGTAGACTTAAACTGCGAACTTCCAGTTGTTACCGCTTATGCATCTTGTGAAAGGAGTGACACTTGTCATGATGATCGCCGTTACGGTGATTTAACCTTGAGTAGAATAGCGGCATTAACTGAAGCTAAACAGGCGGTGATACATCAATGTTCTCATCTGAGTTCGGGCGATCCCGATTTAATTGGTACTGAGCTGGTAAACCCGATTGGGCAATCAAGCTATCAAGTAGCCAATGAACTGTCAGCCTTGTCTCACGATCTTGTTCATCCTGATGCCATTGAAGAGCTTTCCCAAGAGAATATTGACTTGCAGGTGAAATGCACCTTTGAACCTGAACATCCGGGGACTGTTATTAGCCATGACCATTGCTCAACAGAGCAGAAAGTGGACGTTGTGACAGGGAGAGACGATGTTTGTGTGTTAAAAATAATTCTTACCGAGGGTAATTCGGATTTGGCTGATCTAAAACATCAGCTTTTCTCCTTACCCAATGTTAACCTTCTGCACCATGATGAGCGGAGAGAAACACTCTGTTATTACTTTGATTGCTCGGTGTCTAATTTTGGTAAGATATTGACTCAAGCCAAAAAGTGCTTACCTAACGCTGAACTAACCGTTCAACGAGTGGCTTTACTGTCCGTTTTGGGGGCGAAAATATCAGGTGAGCAGACTTTACGCCTAGGCTGCCAAGCACTAGAGATGCAAGGGATATTACCTGATAATATTCATTACACTGAAGGTGATAATAGCGTAAAGTTTGCGGTGGCAAGTGTTCAGTTCAGAGCGGCTCTATGTGCTTTGCATGATGTATTTTTAAATACTACCGCAGATCGCAATCACTAATTTTTAGCTTCAGCCCCAGTATTAGATATCCTGTATTGTTGAAATCGTATTACGTCCTTTGTCCTTTGAGAGATAAAGAGTCGCGTCTACGGCTTCTAAAAATGCTTGAGGTGATGTGTTTCTTTCAGGGACGATGGCTCCCAGTCCAATACTTAATGTGACATGTGAAGAAATGGGTGAGTCTGGGTGTAATATTTTTCCTCTGGCCATCGCTTCTTGAATTCGGTGTGCCACAGAGAGCGCATCATCGAGGGGGGTGTTAGGCAGTAAGACGACGAACTCTTCTCCTCCATACCGAGCGACCATGTCGCTGTTTCGATGAACGGCTTGGTCAATGAGATTCGCAACCTGTTTGAGGCAAGCATCACCAGCACTATGACCTAAGCTATCGTTGTACTTTTTGAAAAAATCGATATCGATCATGATCAAGCCAAGGGAAGTTCCGTCTCGATGGCATCTTTTCCACTCTTCTTCGAGTAAATCATCAAACGCTCTTCGGTTACTAATACCTGTTAAAGCATCTTTTAATGACAGTAATTCTAAATCTCTGTTGAGTCGGGCTAGGCTTTCATTGGCTTGGAATAGTTCTAAGGTTTTTTCACTGACTCTTTGTTCTAGCACTTGATTAGCATCGATGAGTTTGTCTGCCATTTGGTTAAAAGCTTGAGCAAGCATTCCAAGTTCATCTTTCGTAAAGTACTGAATTCTTTGGGATAAATCACCGTTGGCAATCATAGATGCCACGTAAGTTAAATCAATGATGGGTTTAGTGATCGTTCGAGATAGGATGAGCACAACAATGCCCCCTACGAGTGCAGTTGCCAGAGAAGAGATGATCAGAAACTGCCTTTGTTCACTGATTATCCCAAGCGCATCGGCATGATCTATTTTGTACACAAGTCCTAAGTTCAGCTCTTTGAATGCATAAGCGACGGCGAGTACATCATGACCTTTGTGATCGATGTAGGTGGTTATATCATCATCTTTCTGCCTCACTAGGGCGAAAGGGTCAACCCACGAACCCTGCTCATACCCTAAAGTCAGAGCTACTGGGTAAATAGGGGTAATACTACCCGTATTTGGGTTTTGATAAACCAGAGTTGTCTCTTCTGAGTTGCCAAGCCCAAACTGGGTATCTGTGACCACAGAAAAATCACTCAAATTCATTTCGAGTATGGCGTACCCAATAAGGTGCCCATCAAGCTGCAATCTCTGTGAAATAAACAAAGTCGTCACATCAGTTTCTTTATTTAGATTAAATGCTATGGCGTACCGCTTGTCTTTGGCGGGAAGCAACTGCCGTTTGATTTCTCCGTTGGCGTGGATGTTAGCAGAGGAAGTGACTACTTGAGCATCTGCGTTGGTCACTATGATGTTCTGAATACTTTTGATCGATGCTTTAGCATCCGTGATTATTTTATATATTTTATGGACATGTGCTGTGCTCTCATCACTTGTTTCAGATTGCTTTAATTTACTTAGTGCGATTCTCAATTGTGTTCTTGAGCTTATTAATGCAATGCGTTCTTGGTATTTTTTGATAATTTGAAAAACCGCATTTCTTTTATTATTCGCAACGGTTTTAAGGTGGTTAACGACAACCATTTCAATCGATTCTTGGCTTTTATAGTGATAAACCGATCCTGTAATGATCAAAGAAAGCATAATAATACTTAGTAAAATAACGGTGATTTTTTGCCTGATGCCAATACCAGTGGGCTTATACGTTTTATTGATAGGCATAGTGTCATTCTCAAGCTTCTACTGCATATCAATTAAGCTTAGAAGTTGTGTTTGCTATTAACAAATTAATCAATAAAATGTTAGTGTATGAATTTAATGGAATAAGTGAGTTGGTGCGTATTTGGGGAGTCGTTACTCTCAAGAAAGTTTTATGCTTCTTTTTCCGTTCTCCTAGTGGCTTCCGTATACCTATCATTTTTGTAAATGGTAAATGATCGGTGTATATGAGGAAAAAATGTGAAATTGAGCTCATAATTGAAAAGGCTAGGTGAAACATTTAATGGAAGAACTATGAGAATAACGGACAAATCGTTAGTTGAGCAGCAAAAGATATCTGAAACAGAGCTCAGTCAAAGGCTTCAGCTTTTTCGACTTACTTCGGATGATCTCAATGAGATTAGAACAATAAAAAACATGATTGGCAGAGAGTTGGATAAAATTGTGAACCAATTCTATGAGCATCAAACGCACACGCCAGATGTACAAAACTTGATTGGTGATTCTGGAACCTTACAGCGCCTGATGTCAGCGCTGAGACAGTATATTACAGATCTTTTTAACAAAGAGATCGACTTAGACTATGTTGAGCATCGTTTGCGCATTGGGCTCGTGCACAAGCGAATTGGTGTCGATCCTAAACTGTATCTATCCGCCGTTAATTATTTGAAAGTCACGCTTTCAGAAACCATTAAAAAGAACATTAATGATCAAAGCTACGCTGATGAGCTGAGTGACATTCTAGAGCGATTAATAGAGTTTGATGTGTCTTATGTTTTTGATACTTACATTCGAAGCATGATGAATGAAATCGAAATTGAAAAGAACAAATCCAATATGTACGTCAATGATCTAGAGTCATTGGTTCAAGAAAGAACCAAAAGCCTTAAAAAAATGACTCGGTTAGACCCTCTAACCAACTTGTACAATAAAAGAGCATTTGATGAGTTTTCAAGCAGGTTGTTTTCGGATGCCCAACAGAGGGATGAGCCGATTTCGCTGCTCTATATTGATGTTGATGATTTCAAAGAGTTTAATGATGAGCATGGCCATGAAGATGGTGACAGTGTGTTAGTCGCACTATCTGATAGTATGCGAGGAG
This sequence is a window from Vibrio coralliilyticus. Protein-coding genes within it:
- a CDS encoding S8 family serine peptidase, whose translation is MHNMINKTKGIFVLSSITVAMAGATSAFAALPTGFNEADLPTKYIVKFKEESPAPFSMASSAVAPSKAREAVLDEVKARKVEKLGNQALYSVEVDDSELSALRENSQVEYVEVDPPRYLLSETTPWGFNAVNAQLLSDSNAGNRTVCIIDSGYDISHNDLSGNRVQGTNDSGTGSWSSPGNNNAHGTHVAGTIAAIANNEGVKGVMPNQNVNLHIVKVFNESGWGYSSSLVKAIQTCADNGADVVNMSLGGSQASRTEQNALQSIYDDGVLLIAAAGNSGNTAHSYPASYDAVMSVAAVDNKNHHAAFSQATDQVDIAAPGVAVLSTVTVGEGVLSDITINGVSNFDRGVVPHNRKILQSGDYISDPIAGTFTAPLAACDISSGSYNCGDMSDKICLTERIDNQATGVRPEINPVKACYNAGAKAAIVYSNQELSGLQNPFVLDDNNDYRMVSVTVDREFGLELANQLGQTVTVKTTKGEDYEYYNGTSMATPHVTGVAGLVWSYHPTCTAQQVRKALTATATDIDSEGRDNRTGYGLVNADAAKAYLDVGCNGPVDLSKVLENGVAKTSLSGGSKSSTVYTFDVPADASQATFTLSGGTGDADMYVRFNGTPSTGVYDCRSWEQGNGESCSLNVTSAGTYEVLVYGYSAYSGASLVASHNGNDSSSQAPSSYTNSDAVAIPDNSSAGVTSTLDVLRSGDAGTVSVELDISHTYIGDLRVTLTSPTGHEVVLHDNAGGSANNIANTYQANFSGYESKGTWKLSAVDNASQDTGSINSWTLSFQ
- a CDS encoding sensor domain-containing diguanylate cyclase, which encodes MPINKTYKPTGIGIRQKITVILLSIIMLSLIITGSVYHYKSQESIEMVVVNHLKTVANNKRNAVFQIIKKYQERIALISSRTQLRIALSKLKQSETSDESTAHVHKIYKIITDAKASIKSIQNIIVTNADAQVVTSSANIHANGEIKRQLLPAKDKRYAIAFNLNKETDVTTLFISQRLQLDGHLIGYAILEMNLSDFSVVTDTQFGLGNSEETTLVYQNPNTGSITPIYPVALTLGYEQGSWVDPFALVRQKDDDITTYIDHKGHDVLAVAYAFKELNLGLVYKIDHADALGIISEQRQFLIISSLATALVGGIVVLILSRTITKPIIDLTYVASMIANGDLSQRIQYFTKDELGMLAQAFNQMADKLIDANQVLEQRVSEKTLELFQANESLARLNRDLELLSLKDALTGISNRRAFDDLLEEEWKRCHRDGTSLGLIMIDIDFFKKYNDSLGHSAGDACLKQVANLIDQAVHRNSDMVARYGGEEFVVLLPNTPLDDALSVAHRIQEAMARGKILHPDSPISSHVTLSIGLGAIVPERNTSPQAFLEAVDATLYLSKDKGRNTISTIQDI
- a CDS encoding amino acid kinase family protein; this translates as MSHTVEKVSGSSMSAFDAVLDNIILKPEPRARYNRIFVVPAYQGITDALLENHRTFEPGVYQYILSGGEEWESQLDSVIQRLLLVNESVFADPILRRKADEFILERVSCTRQWIRHYLSTRKPIDDASHQYYWQPVRERLASIGEAHSAYNTALKAKRHGVQTRFIDLAGPPNEPRESLDSQVWNRLEGVDLNCELPVVTAYASCERSDTCHDDRRYGDLTLSRIAALTEAKQAVIHQCSHLSSGDPDLIGTELVNPIGQSSYQVANELSALSHDLVHPDAIEELSQENIDLQVKCTFEPEHPGTVISHDHCSTEQKVDVVTGRDDVCVLKIILTEGNSDLADLKHQLFSLPNVNLLHHDERRETLCYYFDCSVSNFGKILTQAKKCLPNAELTVQRVALLSVLGAKISGEQTLRLGCQALEMQGILPDNIHYTEGDNSVKFAVASVQFRAALCALHDVFLNTTADRNH
- a CDS encoding ATPase, whose amino-acid sequence is MKKQRLKSFSYVGALSLLVATFSANAMAGNPAFPPVEKRPAQAAEQPRFFVKYHEGKEQQARELLRSHDIEVVDVLDNQQVLVVSATQEQIDELNDNELIDYTEPEPIRRLYSQ